One Psychrilyobacter piezotolerans DNA segment encodes these proteins:
- a CDS encoding SulP family inorganic anion transporter, translating to MEHVFNPKLFTLFKGGLDKRQITSDILAGIVVAIVALPLAIAFAVASGVSPERGIITSIIAGFIISFLGGSRVQIGGPTGAFIIIVYGVIETYGIDGLIISTIMAGLFLILFGLFKLGNLLKYFPHSLITGFTSGIALVIFSTQIKDALGLTISQVPSEFIEKWKIYLLNINGINLTALALSIITIVIAVFSKKITTKIPGSFIAIIIITFAVQVFNLPVTTIESSFGEIPSHFNFSLPSFNFSELSIYIGPAMTIALLGSIESLLSAVVSDSMIEGNHRSNTELIAQGVANIVTPFFGGIPATGAIARTATNVNIGGRTPISGMVHSITLLLIMLLFGRWAKLIPMSCLAGILIVVAFNMSEWRSFRSIMRGSAFDIIILFSTFLLTILADLTIAIGVGLALSVIFKLPFFKKIN from the coding sequence ATGGAACATGTATTCAATCCAAAGCTATTTACTTTATTTAAAGGAGGTCTGGATAAAAGGCAGATCACTTCCGATATATTAGCTGGAATTGTTGTTGCCATTGTTGCCTTACCTCTTGCTATTGCCTTTGCAGTGGCTTCAGGAGTTTCTCCAGAAAGGGGAATAATAACATCAATTATTGCAGGATTTATAATTTCGTTTTTAGGAGGAAGCAGGGTTCAAATAGGAGGCCCGACCGGAGCTTTTATAATCATTGTTTATGGTGTTATAGAAACTTATGGTATTGATGGGTTAATTATTTCTACTATAATGGCAGGATTATTCCTTATCCTTTTTGGTTTATTTAAATTAGGGAATCTGTTAAAATATTTCCCCCATTCTCTAATTACAGGATTTACAAGTGGTATAGCCCTGGTGATTTTTTCAACTCAGATAAAGGATGCCCTTGGATTGACAATTTCCCAGGTTCCGTCAGAATTTATTGAAAAATGGAAAATATACCTTTTAAATATAAATGGAATTAATTTGACAGCTTTAGCTCTTTCAATAATAACTATTGTTATAGCTGTATTTTCAAAAAAAATAACCACTAAAATTCCAGGATCTTTTATTGCCATTATTATTATAACCTTTGCAGTTCAGGTCTTTAATCTTCCTGTTACTACTATAGAATCATCTTTTGGGGAGATACCCAGTCATTTTAATTTTTCACTGCCATCCTTTAACTTCAGTGAGCTGTCTATCTATATAGGCCCTGCCATGACCATTGCTCTATTGGGAAGTATAGAATCTTTGCTTTCGGCTGTGGTCTCTGACAGTATGATAGAAGGAAACCATAGGTCTAATACAGAACTTATTGCACAAGGTGTAGCCAATATAGTTACTCCTTTTTTCGGTGGAATCCCGGCAACAGGAGCTATTGCAAGGACGGCTACCAATGTAAATATCGGCGGGCGAACCCCTATCTCAGGAATGGTTCATTCTATAACACTACTATTAATTATGCTTTTATTTGGCAGATGGGCAAAATTAATTCCCATGTCCTGCCTTGCCGGTATTTTAATTGTCGTGGCTTTTAATATGAGTGAATGGCGTTCTTTCAGATCGATAATGAGGGGTTCTGCCTTTGATATAATTATCTTATTCTCTACTTTTCTATTGACAATCTTAGCAGATCTGACAATAGCTATTGGAGTGGGGCTTGCTTTATCGGTTATTTTTAAACTTCCTTTTTTCAAAAAAATTAATTAA
- a CDS encoding CobW family GTP-binding protein yields MKKKRLYLLTGFLGAGKTTTLKGILKDLSESKNAVIMNEFGKTGIDGSLLKEFDIELSEINRGSIFCSCLQVNFVTELARMAETDVDRVFVEGSGLADPSNIGEILEALKAYMKAEDSPYIYAGAICVVDARTFLTEVEEIDAITNQIELAHMVIINKSDLVDDLTGIREKVAAINPNADIHETTFGKMGMDFFHREGELLGEPLKKETTNTVDTKPKTFTMNIRSEVSHPELNSFLEEIAPMVYRVKGFTLIEGEMMKVDMVGSMIDVEKSTQEWDESTLVFLTKKIEDMSVPQILKGIVGAWKRNTTAEMKMMNG; encoded by the coding sequence GTGAAGAAAAAAAGACTTTACCTGCTTACAGGTTTTTTAGGAGCAGGAAAAACAACCACATTAAAGGGAATTTTAAAAGATCTTTCTGAAAGTAAAAATGCAGTGATTATGAATGAATTCGGGAAAACCGGCATAGATGGAAGCCTCTTAAAAGAATTTGACATAGAGCTTTCAGAGATCAACAGAGGTTCTATCTTCTGCAGCTGTCTTCAGGTGAATTTTGTTACTGAGCTGGCAAGGATGGCCGAGACCGATGTGGACAGGGTATTCGTAGAGGGGTCAGGGCTGGCAGATCCATCCAATATAGGAGAAATTTTAGAGGCTCTAAAGGCCTATATGAAGGCAGAAGATTCTCCTTATATCTATGCAGGAGCAATATGCGTAGTCGATGCAAGGACTTTTTTAACCGAGGTGGAAGAAATAGACGCTATCACTAATCAGATAGAATTGGCTCATATGGTAATAATCAATAAATCGGATCTTGTGGATGACCTCACCGGAATAAGGGAGAAAGTAGCTGCCATAAATCCCAATGCAGATATCCATGAAACTACCTTTGGAAAAATGGGGATGGATTTTTTTCACAGAGAGGGAGAACTTTTAGGGGAACCGTTAAAAAAAGAAACTACCAATACTGTGGATACCAAGCCAAAAACTTTTACCATGAATATTCGGTCGGAAGTATCTCATCCTGAACTCAATAGTTTTTTAGAAGAGATCGCACCAATGGTCTACAGGGTAAAGGGGTTTACCCTGATAGAGGGGGAGATGATGAAGGTAGATATGGTAGGAAGTATGATAGATGTGGAGAAGAGTACCCAGGAATGGGATGAGTCCACCCTTGTTTTTCTGACTAAAAAAATAGAGGATATGAGTGTACCACAGATATTGAAAGGAATAGTAGGTGCGTGGAAGAGAAATACCACAGCAGAGATGAAGATGATGAATGGATAG
- a CDS encoding tryptophanase, with translation MCEYSTLAEPYKIKMVEKISLIPKEEREKRIAEAGYNQFGLKAEDIFIDILTDSGTGAMSDHQWSALMLGDESYAGSRSFYRLEKSVQNITGYKYFVPTHQGRGAENVLFPLLIKEGQDSISNMHFDTTKAHVELNGGRAVDCVIPEAYDTGLNHPFKGNMDNDRLEKIILEKGAENIAFIIITITCNSAGGQPVSLKNIKETKKIADRYGIKIIFDSARFAENAYFIQKREEEYRHCSILEIVREVFSYGDAITMSAKKDGIVNMGGLIAIKEDLELFNGVRTRVVPIEGFPTYGGLSGRDMDALAVGFTEVVEESYLSSRIRQVEYLGKLLSEGGVPIQNPVGGHAVFVDAKKFLPHIPYYNFPAQALCVELYREAGVRGVEIGSFLLGNDPDTGKQLESALELLRLTIPRRVYTDNHMEVVAKALINIYKRRDEIKGYEIEEEPEILRHFTAKLKPVE, from the coding sequence ATGTGTGAATACTCAACATTAGCTGAACCATACAAGATAAAGATGGTAGAAAAAATTAGTCTTATCCCTAAAGAGGAAAGGGAAAAAAGGATAGCGGAAGCAGGGTATAATCAATTTGGATTAAAGGCTGAAGATATCTTTATAGATATTCTCACTGATTCCGGTACTGGTGCCATGAGTGATCATCAATGGTCGGCATTGATGTTAGGGGATGAATCCTATGCAGGAAGCAGGAGTTTTTATCGGCTGGAAAAGTCAGTCCAGAACATCACAGGATATAAATATTTTGTTCCTACCCACCAGGGGAGGGGAGCTGAAAATGTATTGTTTCCCCTTCTGATAAAAGAAGGGCAGGATAGTATATCTAATATGCACTTTGACACAACTAAAGCACATGTGGAACTAAATGGTGGAAGAGCTGTTGACTGTGTGATACCGGAAGCCTATGATACTGGACTAAATCACCCCTTCAAGGGAAATATGGACAATGATCGTTTAGAAAAAATCATCCTGGAAAAAGGTGCAGAAAATATAGCCTTTATCATAATTACCATCACCTGCAACAGTGCCGGAGGACAGCCTGTTTCCCTAAAAAATATAAAAGAAACTAAAAAAATAGCCGATAGATACGGGATTAAAATAATCTTTGATTCTGCCCGATTTGCAGAAAATGCTTATTTCATTCAGAAAAGAGAGGAAGAATACAGACATTGTTCTATCTTGGAGATCGTTCGGGAGGTGTTTTCCTATGGAGATGCCATTACCATGAGTGCTAAAAAAGATGGAATTGTGAATATGGGCGGACTGATAGCCATCAAAGAAGATTTAGAATTATTTAACGGTGTCAGGACCAGGGTCGTTCCCATTGAAGGGTTCCCTACCTATGGAGGGCTTTCAGGGAGAGATATGGATGCTTTAGCCGTTGGATTCACTGAGGTTGTGGAGGAATCATATTTAAGCTCGAGAATAAGACAGGTTGAATATCTTGGAAAACTGCTCTCAGAAGGAGGAGTTCCCATACAAAATCCTGTGGGAGGTCATGCAGTCTTTGTGGATGCCAAGAAATTTTTACCTCATATTCCCTACTATAATTTCCCGGCTCAGGCACTTTGTGTGGAGTTGTATAGGGAAGCCGGTGTGAGAGGAGTGGAAATCGGATCATTTTTATTGGGGAATGATCCCGATACAGGGAAGCAGCTGGAGTCTGCTCTGGAACTGCTGAGATTAACTATCCCCCGAAGGGTATATACCGATAATCATATGGAGGTAGTTGCCAAAGCCCTGATCAATATCTATAAAAGAAGAGATGAAATAAAGGGGTATGAGATTGAGGAAGAACCGGAGATCCTGAGACATTTTACAGCTAAGCTGAAACCGGTAGAATAA
- a CDS encoding OmpA family protein: MKKKITLLLLGVIAVTGCQSIDPYTGEEQFNQTSKYALGGVIAGAAAGQIAGKDTESTLTGAAAGALAGAGLGYYFDRQEAALRAELQRTGVSLKRTGNKLELVMPGNLTFNSSSANINSDFYEVLDSVSKVLKKYNETDIFISGHTDSTGKNSYNMTLSQDRADSVAKYLKSRGVQRSRVTTEGLGSKYPLSSNSTSQGRENNRRVEIEIIAKKG; encoded by the coding sequence ATGAAGAAAAAAATAACATTATTATTATTAGGTGTTATAGCTGTAACAGGGTGTCAAAGCATCGATCCATACACAGGTGAAGAGCAGTTCAACCAGACTAGTAAATATGCCTTAGGTGGCGTTATCGCAGGGGCAGCAGCAGGGCAAATTGCAGGAAAGGATACCGAGTCAACATTAACAGGAGCCGCAGCAGGAGCATTGGCAGGAGCAGGCCTGGGTTATTATTTTGACAGACAAGAGGCAGCGCTGAGAGCAGAACTTCAAAGAACAGGAGTTTCACTGAAAAGAACTGGTAATAAATTAGAACTTGTTATGCCGGGAAATCTAACTTTTAATAGCAGTAGTGCAAATATAAACAGCGACTTCTACGAAGTACTGGATTCTGTATCTAAAGTATTAAAAAAGTATAATGAAACCGATATATTTATTTCGGGACATACAGATAGCACGGGTAAAAACTCTTATAATATGACTTTATCTCAAGATAGAGCAGACAGTGTAGCAAAATATCTTAAGTCAAGAGGAGTGCAGAGAAGCAGAGTTACAACTGAAGGTCTGGGATCTAAATATCCATTAAGCTCTAATTCTACTTCACAGGGAAGAGAAAACAATAGAAGGGTTGAGATAGAAATAATAGCAAAGAAAGGATAA
- a CDS encoding autotransporter domain-containing protein, translating into MKIENYGRLVKRRYKTIMTITVAAIITLLLNSCFSSGEPAGKTGSAVENFVIERPVPSEDGNKALGIFSEKNLTGEEKSSEVWETESVKGKSIPVDKTISMDGGLLLAPNFISEDTGRAAVEGKAGSESSVISENATGPIGKKEGESIENKRNLLVFGNLGIYREDHRTITGMGSSIIRSSVPPIKIWDLGNNIIGSTYTLSAPEISKDIDGLRTAGAQIINETTITLESTNPVRNTESYSGMKIEAGGVGVNRGTIDGNGIGMKVTDGVADNRDRIEITGNYGMVAGSGGTAINNTNGRITNDGDYAMYAENGGIAINKDWAFIQNTGDYGMYATNGGIIINEFSIQNPGDYGMVVYNGGLALNHKSFNFFGIANHGDYGMLAEGNNSVIINDLKVDNGGNYGMVARGEGSIAINTDTVSNGGDYGIVAEGLGSTAFNEGTVRDVNDYGMIAMSGGQVLNDVRGIVRNANDYGLSANGDGSIALNKGTVDNGGDYGMSASSGGQALNEGEVTNDGEKGMYADNGGIIISKGTVSNRGKDGMYASGTGSTALNRGTVSNTDEYGMTSLSGGRILNEGTVSNVGNYGMYAGSGGSTANNRGTISNKGSNGMIAIHGGTVVNEGTVSNEGTLGMYAEGSGSTATNRGVVSNIGDYGMYSISEGQVINEGTISNSSRFGMLSISNGKATNKGVISNTGDDGMYARIGSAVINEAEGTIRNTGNVRMHAENSTGEDGSKAINRGILETGFTNYTIMSARGDKSEIINEGTIAIDHDNSIGMYVMEGSAAVNNGEIYLNASNGTAIKAADAASKITNNGKIILSGTLTGTKDDKNNKAFELNGATLVNTGTVVSDGTVNLKAVDGKFVLGTGGTIESDKIVGDFYAGSALVLGGYEEKYTSYEALKTKNIEGNVFSDSAMFNSKIVKNGENYDVVLERKNFKTIINNPDLGMVLENSYADSRNLLKENYYNALKSISDVEDLNEGVEDSYGMEYYPTIAKQTFDILNNSNRVITNNVIKDRRTAKTGEITAIAGGDFTKLKEDSYESVSGYDLELYSVYLGAEKQIREKTRVGGILTIGKASANYNDIDASRDDYYYQGNMYIVHENENRLKFTSMIFAGITDTDLKRDLPVTTINETLTDNVDNYYVGIENILSKKWDMGKNYIEPKAELNITHMIQGEISEKGDYGIGIDGVNSTSIETGVGVAVGRDVFLADGSKINIEVSLTGYAELGNPYKYLNSTFKVLSDEKVKISGYEGNDYYGDAIIRGSYATPKLLTVYTEAGYRAGDTSNSWLGSVGLKFLF; encoded by the coding sequence ATGAAAATTGAAAATTATGGAAGACTTGTCAAACGAAGGTATAAAACAATAATGACTATTACCGTTGCGGCTATAATAACACTATTATTAAATTCTTGTTTTTCGTCTGGAGAACCTGCCGGAAAAACAGGATCTGCCGTGGAAAATTTTGTGATTGAAAGGCCTGTACCCTCTGAGGATGGGAATAAAGCTTTAGGAATTTTTTCTGAAAAAAATCTGACTGGAGAGGAGAAGTCTTCAGAGGTTTGGGAAACAGAAAGTGTTAAAGGAAAAAGTATACCTGTCGATAAAACAATAAGTATGGATGGCGGATTGTTATTGGCTCCAAATTTCATATCAGAAGATACAGGAAGAGCTGCTGTTGAAGGGAAAGCCGGCAGCGAAAGCAGTGTTATTTCTGAAAATGCTACAGGGCCAATAGGTAAAAAAGAGGGGGAATCAATAGAAAACAAGCGTAATTTATTGGTATTCGGTAACCTTGGAATCTACAGGGAAGATCATAGAACAATCACCGGCATGGGTTCATCGATTATTAGATCGTCTGTACCTCCTATTAAAATATGGGATTTAGGAAACAATATTATAGGTTCTACTTATACCTTAAGTGCACCCGAAATATCTAAAGATATTGATGGGTTAAGAACAGCGGGAGCTCAAATAATAAATGAAACTACCATTACACTTGAAAGTACTAACCCTGTGAGAAATACAGAAAGTTATTCTGGAATGAAAATAGAAGCTGGCGGAGTAGGAGTAAATAGAGGTACTATAGATGGTAACGGGATTGGAATGAAGGTTACAGATGGAGTTGCCGATAATAGAGATCGAATTGAAATAACAGGTAATTATGGAATGGTTGCTGGTAGTGGAGGTACTGCCATTAACAATACCAATGGTCGAATTACAAATGATGGAGATTATGCTATGTATGCTGAAAACGGTGGTATTGCTATTAATAAAGACTGGGCATTCATTCAAAACACTGGAGATTACGGGATGTATGCTACTAATGGTGGAATCATTATAAATGAATTTAGTATTCAAAATCCAGGAGACTACGGAATGGTTGTATACAATGGTGGTCTTGCACTCAATCATAAATCATTTAATTTTTTTGGGATAGCCAATCATGGGGATTATGGTATGCTAGCTGAAGGAAATAATAGTGTCATTATTAACGATCTCAAAGTTGATAATGGGGGTAACTATGGAATGGTCGCTAGAGGAGAAGGAAGTATTGCTATAAATACAGACACCGTATCCAATGGTGGCGACTATGGAATAGTAGCTGAAGGTCTCGGAAGTACAGCCTTTAATGAGGGTACAGTTAGAGATGTAAATGATTATGGAATGATTGCTATGTCTGGAGGTCAAGTTCTCAATGATGTAAGAGGTATAGTTAGAAACGCAAATGATTATGGACTTTCAGCTAATGGCGATGGTAGTATAGCCCTCAATAAGGGAACTGTTGATAACGGAGGGGACTATGGAATGTCGGCTTCTTCTGGAGGTCAGGCTCTTAATGAAGGAGAAGTTACCAATGATGGAGAAAAAGGTATGTACGCTGACAATGGTGGGATAATAATCAGTAAGGGAACTGTATCCAATAGAGGTAAAGATGGTATGTATGCCAGCGGAACAGGGAGTACAGCTCTTAACAGGGGAACTGTATCAAATACCGATGAATATGGGATGACATCTCTATCCGGGGGAAGAATTCTCAACGAAGGAACAGTCTCAAATGTCGGAAATTATGGGATGTATGCCGGCAGCGGAGGAAGTACAGCAAATAACAGAGGAACAATCTCCAACAAGGGATCCAACGGTATGATTGCTATTCATGGAGGTACAGTAGTCAATGAAGGGACAGTCTCAAATGAAGGGACTTTAGGAATGTACGCCGAAGGTAGTGGGAGCACAGCCACCAATAGGGGAGTTGTATCTAATATCGGTGATTATGGGATGTATTCCATCAGTGAGGGACAAGTTATCAACGAGGGAACCATCAGCAATAGCAGCAGATTTGGTATGCTGTCCATCAGTAACGGTAAAGCTACCAATAAGGGAGTTATCTCAAATACAGGAGATGACGGGATGTATGCCCGTATAGGAAGTGCAGTAATCAATGAAGCCGAAGGAACAATCCGGAATACGGGGAATGTGAGGATGCATGCTGAAAACAGTACCGGTGAAGATGGAAGTAAGGCAATAAACAGGGGAATTCTGGAAACAGGATTTACTAATTATACGATTATGTCTGCTAGAGGAGATAAATCAGAAATTATCAATGAGGGAACTATAGCTATAGATCACGATAATAGTATCGGTATGTATGTAATGGAAGGATCTGCTGCCGTAAATAATGGTGAAATATATTTAAATGCCTCTAATGGTACGGCAATTAAGGCCGCTGATGCAGCTTCTAAGATTACTAACAACGGTAAAATTATTTTATCAGGTACTTTAACAGGCACTAAAGATGATAAAAATAATAAGGCCTTCGAATTAAATGGTGCGACCCTTGTAAATACAGGAACAGTTGTAAGTGATGGTACAGTCAACCTTAAGGCAGTTGATGGTAAATTTGTGCTGGGTACAGGAGGAACCATCGAATCAGATAAGATAGTGGGAGATTTTTATGCTGGCAGTGCCTTGGTTTTAGGAGGTTATGAGGAAAAATATACTAGTTATGAAGCTTTAAAAACAAAAAATATTGAAGGGAATGTTTTCTCCGATTCGGCTATGTTTAATTCCAAAATAGTCAAAAATGGAGAAAATTACGATGTTGTCCTGGAAAGAAAAAATTTCAAAACTATTATAAATAATCCTGATTTGGGAATGGTCTTGGAAAACAGTTATGCCGACAGTAGAAACCTACTGAAGGAAAATTATTATAATGCACTCAAATCAATATCCGATGTAGAGGATTTAAATGAAGGGGTAGAGGACAGTTATGGGATGGAATATTATCCGACCATAGCAAAACAAACCTTTGATATATTAAATAACAGCAACAGAGTCATAACCAATAATGTTATCAAAGACAGGAGAACGGCCAAAACAGGTGAGATCACTGCCATAGCCGGAGGAGATTTTACAAAGCTGAAAGAGGATTCATATGAGAGTGTATCCGGATATGATTTAGAACTATACAGTGTGTATTTAGGAGCGGAGAAACAAATAAGAGAAAAAACTCGTGTGGGAGGAATTTTAACAATAGGAAAAGCTTCGGCTAATTATAATGACATCGATGCTTCCAGAGATGATTATTATTACCAGGGAAATATGTATATCGTACATGAAAATGAAAACAGATTGAAGTTTACCTCTATGATATTTGCCGGGATTACAGACACAGATCTAAAAAGAGATCTACCTGTAACCACGATCAATGAAACTCTAACAGACAATGTGGATAATTATTATGTTGGAATAGAAAATATCCTTTCAAAAAAATGGGATATGGGCAAAAATTATATAGAACCCAAGGCAGAACTGAATATTACTCATATGATACAGGGAGAAATATCAGAAAAAGGAGATTATGGGATAGGCATCGACGGTGTAAACTCTACATCAATAGAAACTGGTGTAGGAGTGGCTGTAGGAAGGGATGTATTCTTAGCTGACGGAAGTAAGATAAATATTGAAGTAAGTCTTACCGGTTATGCGGAATTAGGAAATCCATATAAATATTTAAATTCAACATTTAAGGTGTTGAGTGATGAAAAAGTAAAGATTAGTGGATATGAAGGAAATGATTATTATGGGGACGCGATAATCAGGGGAAGTTATGCCACACCTAAATTATTGACTGTATACACAGAAGCAGGGTACAGGGCAGGAGATACTTCTAACAGTTGGTTAGGAAGTGTAGGCTTAAAATTCTTATTTTAA
- a CDS encoding VC2662 family protein, which produces MKRMKILLGMLFLLSSMSFATGFQFNFAGNQVPESEDVSGLRLNLFYGKTANVSGVDFNLVALGETDNFKGLQFGFIGANKVNNSFTGLGMGIVNLHKGDSKGVLWGLVNMSNDVKGVQLGGVNYSTGRTTVDFGLVNISQGTTFQMGLVNMTDDLTGVQLGLVNIAKTGFLPIFPFFNIDGRIF; this is translated from the coding sequence ATGAAGAGAATGAAAATTTTATTGGGGATGTTATTCTTGTTATCTAGTATGTCGTTTGCAACTGGATTTCAGTTTAACTTTGCGGGAAATCAGGTGCCGGAATCTGAAGATGTCAGCGGATTGAGATTGAATTTATTTTATGGAAAGACTGCTAATGTAAGTGGTGTTGACTTTAACCTGGTTGCATTGGGAGAGACTGATAATTTCAAGGGTTTACAATTTGGATTTATAGGGGCTAATAAGGTAAATAATTCATTTACCGGTCTTGGAATGGGTATAGTAAACTTACATAAAGGTGATTCGAAGGGTGTTCTTTGGGGATTGGTTAATATGAGTAATGACGTAAAAGGTGTACAACTTGGAGGTGTTAACTACTCTACTGGAAGAACTACTGTTGACTTTGGTTTAGTTAATATCTCACAAGGTACAACTTTCCAAATGGGATTAGTTAATATGACAGATGATCTTACAGGGGTACAATTAGGTCTAGTGAACATAGCTAAAACTGGATTTTTACCAATATTCCCATTCTTTAATATCGATGGAAGAATATTCTAG
- a CDS encoding LA_2272 family surface repeat-containing protein: MKKIKILLGMIFLISTMAFAETPFQLGVPGTNMPADQSVKGVRLNLLYGKNTNMSGLDINILALGETNNFTGVQLSPFWIGANKVNNSFTGVGVGIANIHLGQSTGVVIGGVNYTTNFNGLQWGIVNFNQRKSTVNLGGINFNQGESLVDIGFVNYAERTTFQLGAVNFTNDLQGVQVGFINFAKNGFFPVFPFFNVDGRL; the protein is encoded by the coding sequence ATGAAAAAAATTAAAATTTTACTGGGAATGATATTTTTAATATCTACCATGGCATTTGCAGAAACTCCATTTCAACTGGGAGTACCTGGGACGAATATGCCGGCAGATCAAAGTGTAAAAGGTGTAAGGCTTAACTTGCTTTATGGTAAAAACACCAATATGAGCGGTTTGGACATAAATATTCTGGCATTAGGTGAAACGAATAATTTTACAGGGGTTCAGTTAAGTCCATTTTGGATTGGAGCTAACAAGGTAAATAATTCATTTACAGGGGTAGGGGTAGGAATAGCAAATATCCACCTGGGACAGTCTACAGGAGTGGTTATAGGTGGAGTTAACTATACTACCAACTTTAACGGTTTACAGTGGGGAATAGTTAACTTTAACCAGAGAAAATCCACGGTTAATTTAGGAGGAATCAATTTCAACCAGGGAGAATCTTTAGTTGATATTGGTTTTGTAAATTATGCTGAAAGAACAACTTTTCAATTGGGAGCTGTCAACTTCACCAATGATTTACAGGGTGTCCAGGTGGGATTTATTAACTTTGCAAAAAATGGTTTCTTCCCGGTTTTTCCATTTTTTAATGTAGATGGCAGGTTGTAA